The nucleotide sequence CCCGGGTTGCCGTCTCCGTTTTCCTTCCGGCCGTTCCCGTTGCCGGCGGTGCCTTTCGCCTTGGGTGTGGCGATCACCTTCGGTTTGCGTCGGGCTCCGACCTTCTTGCCGGAACCGCTCTCGAAGAAGCTACCCCAGTGCCGCAGACGGTCGTATCGCCGGGCGAGGAGTGAATCGGTTCGGATCCGCTTCAGATCCTTGAGCGTGTCGGTGATGTATCGCTCCAGCGTGGCGAACATCGGCTGGGGGTTGCGATGCCCGCCGCCGAGCGGCTCAGGCAAAACGTCGTCGATGAGATTCAGTCTCTTGAGCTCGCCACTGGTCAGCTTCAACGCCCGGGCGGCCTGTGGGGCGTGATCCGCGCTTCGCCAGAGAATCGCGGCGCAGCCTTCCGGGGTGATGACCGAGTAGTAAGCGTGTTCGAACATGCCCAATCGATCGCCGACCCCGATGCCCAAGGCACCGCCGCTGCCACCCTCGCCGATGACGACGCAGACGATCGGTGTCTTCAGCCGCGACATCTCCATGAGGTTGACCGCGATGGCCTGAGCAATCCCTCGCTCTTCCGCCTTGTCGCCGGGATAGGCTCCCTGGGTATCGATGAGGCAGACGACCGGAAGTCTGAACTTCTCGGCCAGACGCATCTTGAGGAGGGCCTTGCGGTAACCTTCCGGGTGAGGGCAGCCGAAATGCCGCTCGATCTTCTCCTTGGTTTCCCGTC is from Phycisphaerae bacterium and encodes:
- a CDS encoding acetyl-CoA carboxylase carboxyltransferase subunit alpha produces the protein MAGLLDFEKPLARIEREIAELESTQVTTGRDLSGEIRELRTTLESLTKRTYAKLNAWETVQVARHPKRPVLRDYIDACFKDFCELHGDRCFGDDKAIVTGFGRIGGHKVLLVGHDKGRETKEKIERHFGCPHPEGYRKALLKMRLAEKFRLPVVCLIDTQGAYPGDKAEERGIAQAIAVNLMEMSRLKTPIVCVVIGEGGSGGALGIGVGDRLGMFEHAYYSVITPEGCAAILWRSADHAPQAARALKLTSGELKRLNLIDDVLPEPLGGGHRNPQPMFATLERYITDTLKDLKRIRTDSLLARRYDRLRHWGSFFESGSGKKVGARRKPKVIATPKAKGTAGNGNGRKENGDGNPGGNGRGATGRSSSRKPRDEAAVPADKP